A stretch of the Phyllopteryx taeniolatus isolate TA_2022b chromosome 5, UOR_Ptae_1.2, whole genome shotgun sequence genome encodes the following:
- the si:ch211-216l23.2 gene encoding nuclear receptor coactivator 5 encodes MSSWPKSSKASRRQQGNSNGSAQPLRLFRRSAPYSGREERTEDLKDALDIYKELEQKQNYSGSVKYDGAKHQPNAKPETAPADRRKTLYQRFYRQVQEDQTAADCVIISMTNQCLDYPKSLNQCLQERGLSVEMLYLQAESGLTQALQDVRGVGSPLCILLEQTNIALSSCTVIIFSESLKIHRNMPKDQAMDFVVAEHRRGVGKESTKRDPADIASQASQLLGEFLDREKIERHLVPSEIRQSLQLLSEGVHIYPEELEAISTYVRSRQEHFRASNNGEQKGKMLPSGLGKPPPLLPTPLGPPQCASEAGRPLLDRSPPTLMPLLPSPGSYPKTKPPPLLSLQRPTSLHNSYGGPLIHRLPLRHQGPRGSHGLKGAPPSLKSSRPPLLSTPGVPRLSGPRH; translated from the exons ATGTCGTCTTGGCCGAAATCCTCCAAAGCTTCCCGGCGGCAGCAGGGTAACTCAAACGGCAG TGCCCAGCCGCTGAGGTTGTTCCGGAGAAGTGCGCCATATTCCGGCAGGGAGGAGAGGACCGAAGATCTCAAGGATGCCCTGGACAT TTACAAAGAACTAGAGCAAAAGCAAAACTACAGTGGGAGTGTCAAGTATGACGGCGCAAAGCATCAACCCAATG CCAAGCCCGAGACCGCTCCAGCAGACAGACGGAAAACCTTGTATCAAAGGTTCTATAGGCAAGTGCAGGAGGATCAGACAGCAGCTGACTGTGTGATAATTTCCATGACCAACCAGTGCTT GGATTACCCCAAATCGCTAAACCAGTGCTTGCAGGAGCGTGGCCTGTCAGTGGAAATGCTCTACCTGCAGGCGGAGTCAGGCCTGACCCAAGCCCTACAGGATGTCCGAGGTGTTGGCTCCCCGTTATGTATTCTGTTGGAGCAGACAAACATAGCTCTGTCATCCTGCACTGTTATCATTTTCTCAGAGTCCCTCAAAA TCCACCGCAACATGCCCAAAGACCAGGCCATGGACTTTGTTGTAGCAGAACACAGGCGTGGAGTCGGTAAAGAAAGTACGAAAAGGGACCCCGCAGATATTGCATCACAGGCGTCGCAGTTGCTGGGGGAATTTCTGGATCGGGAAAAGATTGAGCGACACCTTGTTCCCTCTGAAATCCGTCAGTCCCTCCAGCTGTTGTCTGAAGGCGTGCACATTTACCCCGAGGAGCTGGAAGCCATCTCGACGTACGTCCGCTCccgtcaggaacacttcagag CGAGTAACAACGGGGAACAGAAGGGCAAAATGTTACCTTCGGGACTGGGAAAGCCGCCTCCCCTTCTCCCGACACCGCTTGGGCCGCCTCAGTGCGCAAGTGAAGCAGGGCGCCCATTGCTGGACCGTTCTCCGCCCACGCTGATGCCACTCTTACCTTCACCAG GTTCCTATCCGAAAACCAAGCCTCCCCCTCTGCTCTCCTTGCAACGACCGACATCCTTGCACAACTCCTACGGTGGCCCTCTAATACATCGCCTCCCTCTACGTCACCAGGGCCCAAGAGGGTCCCACGGCCTGAAAGGTGCTCCCCCCTCCCTCAAAAGTTCTCGCCCTCCACTTTTATCTACTCCAG GTGTCCCTCGCCTGAGTGGCCCAAGGCACTAA